One genomic region from Candidatus Nomurabacteria bacterium encodes:
- a CDS encoding phosphoribosyltransferase, protein MIERARILEQMIINEPGVMDGEDVHHELAGGGHGRKLALKEIPQESDTYRYLIETEAQTISELYDPLPDVIIGMANSANRIARDTVGVLEADVELIDTEKNRFGHVVPTYAGRVLLRRLGPEFALVIEDVGTTGRTVAKFIEKLEIKYSIPRIEALFTWQRQPELTVLDRRGIAHNSIINTELKTYRSEKECKNDPDGYCYNNIQLLKRKAKHKRNEEPK, encoded by the coding sequence ATGATTGAGCGTGCACGAATATTGGAACAGATGATAATTAATGAACCCGGAGTGATGGACGGTGAGGATGTTCATCATGAGCTGGCGGGTGGCGGACATGGACGCAAGCTAGCTTTGAAAGAGATACCGCAAGAGAGCGATACTTATAGATATTTAATCGAAACTGAAGCACAGACTATTAGTGAGTTATATGACCCACTACCAGATGTAATTATCGGTATGGCAAATAGCGCAAATCGAATAGCCAGAGATACAGTAGGGGTACTAGAAGCAGATGTCGAGCTTATCGATACTGAAAAGAACCGTTTTGGTCACGTTGTTCCAACATATGCCGGCAGGGTGTTGCTTCGAAGGCTAGGGCCAGAGTTCGCTTTAGTTATTGAAGATGTTGGAACTACCGGCAGAACAGTCGCGAAATTTATTGAAAAGCTAGAAATTAAATACTCGATTCCAAGGATAGAAGCCTTATTTACGTGGCAAAGACAACCAGAGCTGACCGTTTTAGACAGGAGAGGCATCGCACACAATTCTATTATTAACACCGAGCTTAAGACATATCGTAGCGAGAAAGAATGCAAGAATGACCCAGATGGATACTGCTATAATAATATACAGTTACTTAAACGGAAAGCTAAGCATAAGCGTAATGAAGAGCCTAAATAA
- a CDS encoding methionine--tRNA ligase: MNYYVTTSIPYVNGEPHLGHALEFLYADVLARHARLQKTPTLFVTGTDEHGSKIAEKANDLGITPQQLVDENSAKFRELQKMLNISNDRFIRTTDEGHIQRAQIIWNELKDDIYKGSYEGWYCIGCETFVPDAKVKENNNICPDHNRPYERLKEDNYFFNLSKYANQIREAIVSKEFRVTPKTRRNEILHVISSGLEDISISRPKDKISWGIPVPGDDSQVMYVWFEALLNYITALGYPESKDFKEYWPANVQVIGKDIIRHHGAMWPGMLLALGLPLPKTLYVHGFINAEGGVKMSKSLGNVVSPADILSKYDPDVFRYFFMRHIPSYDDGDFSWTRLDEVYNSELANELGNAVQRTASMINRYEDGVLGDIPETEHDIGQYQQFLNDCRFDKALEDVWERVRSLNQYIEEQKPWEIAKTKDKQQLRSVLAYQVAYLLQIADLLEPFMPSTAVKIRHVFAEGVIRPIEGTLFPRTTQ, encoded by the coding sequence ATGAACTACTACGTAACAACATCAATACCATACGTTAATGGTGAACCACATTTAGGCCATGCTCTAGAGTTTTTGTATGCAGATGTTTTGGCCAGGCACGCAAGACTCCAAAAAACTCCAACACTATTTGTCACTGGCACAGATGAACACGGGAGTAAAATAGCAGAGAAGGCTAACGATCTGGGCATTACTCCACAGCAGTTGGTAGACGAAAATAGCGCCAAGTTTCGTGAACTACAAAAAATGCTCAATATTAGCAATGATAGGTTTATTCGCACAACTGATGAAGGTCATATTCAACGCGCACAGATAATTTGGAATGAACTAAAAGATGATATTTACAAAGGGAGCTACGAGGGGTGGTACTGTATCGGATGTGAAACATTTGTGCCAGATGCTAAGGTCAAAGAAAACAACAATATTTGTCCTGACCATAATCGACCTTACGAGCGACTTAAGGAGGATAATTATTTCTTTAATTTATCAAAATATGCTAATCAAATTCGTGAAGCAATTGTTTCTAAGGAGTTTCGTGTTACGCCTAAAACGAGGCGAAACGAAATATTGCATGTAATTAGCTCGGGGTTAGAAGATATAAGTATTTCAAGACCAAAAGATAAGATTTCTTGGGGTATTCCTGTGCCAGGTGATGATAGTCAAGTTATGTATGTATGGTTTGAGGCACTCCTTAACTACATTACGGCTTTGGGGTATCCTGAAAGCAAAGATTTTAAAGAATATTGGCCAGCGAACGTGCAAGTTATTGGTAAAGATATTATTCGGCATCACGGGGCCATGTGGCCTGGGATGTTGCTAGCGCTTGGTCTGCCCTTACCAAAGACTTTGTATGTACATGGTTTTATTAATGCAGAGGGTGGCGTCAAGATGAGCAAATCTCTTGGTAATGTCGTTTCCCCAGCTGATATTTTGTCTAAATATGATCCAGATGTGTTTAGGTATTTCTTTATGAGACATATCCCAAGTTACGATGACGGTGACTTTTCATGGACACGGCTTGACGAGGTTTATAATAGTGAGCTTGCCAACGAGCTTGGTAACGCCGTGCAACGCACTGCGTCTATGATAAATCGTTACGAAGACGGAGTTCTTGGAGATATCCCAGAGACAGAACACGATATCGGCCAGTATCAGCAGTTCTTGAATGATTGTCGCTTCGACAAGGCATTAGAAGATGTTTGGGAGCGTGTAAGGAGCTTGAATCAATATATTGAAGAACAAAAGCCTTGGGAAATAGCAAAAACTAAAGACAAACAGCAATTACGTAGTGTGTTAGCATACCAAGTTGCGTATCTATTACAAATCGCAGATTTGCTTGAGCCTTTTATGCCATCAACTGCAGTGAAGATTAGGCATGTTTTTGCTGAAGGTGTAATAA